The Streptomyces sp. NBC_00576 genome contains the following window.
TGATGTGCTCCGGCGGCGGGGCGAGCATCGCGTTGGTCCACTTGGTGACGTGCTGGGCGGTGTCCCAGTAGCGGTCGAAGGTGGCCCGCATCCAGGTCTCGTCGAACTCCTTCTCGCCCTGTTCGATGATCGACGCGAGATACGAAGCCGCGCATTTCGAGGCGGAGTTGGAGCCCTGGCCGGTGATGGGGTCGTTCGCCACGACCACGTCGGCGACCCCGAGGACCAGGCCGCCACCGGGCAGCCGGCCGACCGGGTTACGGACGGTGGGGGTGTAGCGGCCGGCCAACGTGCCGCCCGCGTCGGTGAGTTCGGCCTTTGTGGCCCGCGCGTACTCCCACGGCGTGAACCGCTCCATGAGTTCCAGGGTCAGGGAGAGGTGTTCGGCCGGGTCGCGGACGCCGTTGAAGACATCGAGGGGGCCGCCGGGTATGCCCTCCCAGAACAGGATGTCGGCGCGGCCCGAGGTGGTGAGCGTCGGCATGACGAACAGCTCACCGACGCCCGGGACCAGGTTGCAGCGGACCGCGTCCAGGTCCGGGTGCTCGGGGCGCGGGCCCAGGCCGTGGACGTAGGCGACGGCCAGCGCGCGCTGCGGCTCGCGGTAGGGGGAACGGTCGGGATCGCGGGCGAACATCGACACCAGCTCACCCTTGCCCGCCGAGACGAGGACCAGGTCGTACGTACGGGAGAAGTAGTCGAGGTCGCCAACTGCCGCGCCGTGGATGACCAGTTGGCCGCCGCGCTGGG
Protein-coding sequences here:
- a CDS encoding styrene monooxygenase/indole monooxygenase family protein, encoding MRKILVVGAGQAGLQIALGLQSHGYEVTLMSNRTSDEIRSGRVMSTQCMFHTALQHERDLQLNFWESQAPKIEGLGVSVAAPGSHDPGPTQRAIDWLGTLDGYAQSVDQRVKMAGWMETFAQRGGQLVIHGAAVGDLDYFSRTYDLVLVSAGKGELVSMFARDPDRSPYREPQRALAVAYVHGLGPRPEHPDLDAVRCNLVPGVGELFVMPTLTTSGRADILFWEGIPGGPLDVFNGVRDPAEHLSLTLELMERFTPWEYARATKAELTDAGGTLAGRYTPTVRNPVGRLPGGGLVLGVADVVVANDPITGQGSNSASKCAASYLASIIEQGEKEFDETWMRATFDRYWDTAQHVTKWTNAMLAPPPEHIINLLGAAGQLPPVANRFANAFDDPSDFENFFYEPDKTAAYLGSVAGA